The Roseibium sp. Sym1 nucleotide sequence GCGAGTATCCCGTCTATTTCACCAGCCATGCCGAGAAAACCGATGTCTTCACGGTCATCGACATCCTGAACAGTCAATTGGCAAAAGCGGATTGAAACTTCACCGGCCACTTCGTCCGGTGATCACTCGCGGCTGCTCTCCCATTCGATGAAGGTCGACGCGTTCATTGGATTAAGCCCCGCGTGGTTTTTCAGCAGCCTGGAAATCTGCAGCCGCCCCTCCTGTTCCAGGCGCTGCAGCAACGGAACGAGGTTTTTGTTGTAGTCCTTGTGATAGGACCACCATGCTGAATTGTAGGAAACCTGGTATTTTGCGTATCTGACCGCAAAACGCGTGCTGTGTTTGACACCCACATCGAAATTGGTGGTTGTCATGTTGAGTTTGATTTCCTCAAAAAAGGTTGCATCGCCGTTTTCGCGCGCCTGCAACAGCTCCGGAATGAGCTGCCAGCCAACCGGTTCATTGTGCACACAATAACACTTCGACGGCCCGTCCAGCATTCGAGTGAAGAGTTCGGTCGGAAGCACCGGTATTTGTTCGATGGAATGGTTCGTAATAAACAGAACCCTCTTCTCTTCAAGGTCGGGAATGAAGCTGAAATCGGGCTCGTAGTAATTGAACGGAACACTCTTGAACCGCATATCCGGCTGCACCGAATGGAGAAGGTTTGCGGCTTCCCGGCCTTCCGGTGTGAACTCGGCTCCAAAAAACTCGATCGACGATCGAAAATCCGGTTCGATCGCGTTGAAACACTTGAAGAGGTTGTCTCCAGCGCCTGACCCGAGTTCCACTATGGTGTCGATCTTGTTGTCCTCAACCAGTCTCTTGGCTGCCAGCGCAACGTCAACAATCGAATAGCTGAAGTAGCTTTCGTCAAATGCCCCGATGCGAAAATCGGTTTTGATCTGCCTGTGAGACAGTCCACGATCAATAAAGTCCCGGCGCAGCACGTCACCAATTGCCGGGTCGTTCAACAGACCGAAATTCGACTTTTTCTTCAGGGTCTTCAGCTTCAACAGCGCCTGGGAGTTCATGTCTTCCTTGGCAATCAGGCGCCGGATGTTCCGGAGCTCCGCCTCCCAGGTTTTCTTGTATTCCCGCCTGACCTGTTCCGACGTTCGAAGCGTTGTTTCCCGGCCGCTTTGGGCCCCTATGTGGCGCCCCTCAACCGAAAAGGACCCATTCAGCGACTCCAGCGGCGGAGTTCCGGCGAGGACGGTCTCCCGAATTGTACGAATCGCCTCGTCGTCCACCTGGCCATATTCCTTGCTGCGGAAAATCTCCCGCAGCCGATTTCTCCTGCCCGTGTGAAAGAGGAACTTTACGACCAGCCTTTTGACCCTGATGTCAGAGTCGCCATAGCGCTCAAGATAGGTCGCCAGACGATGGGAGAGCTCATCTACGGCTCGCCGCTTCCAGAGAAAATTCAGTGTTCGGAATGTACCTTCCTGAATACTATCCAGGAGCGTGATGTACTTGGCTTCAATATGATCAATCGTGACGGCGTCGAAATTGGCAGGGGAGAGCACCTCCAAATCCTTGAGGCTGTCGACTATCTCGATCGCGTCGATCGTATTTGCTGTATTCAACTCTCGGCTCATAGCCCTTTGCCCTGCCATCATGCACCAGACTGATCCTGGATTGTTGTTGTTTCGAACTTATTGAAACAACATCATTAATCCAACAAAACAGAACATCCAATGCTAAATAATGATCATGAATCAGGGGTAGTGCCCGAGCCCATTACAAGCCTGCGGGGAATATTATCGGCACGGACACTTCTCGACGGCAGACGAAAAAGATCAAGGAGAACTTGAAACTTACGGCCGGAGACGAGCTGTGCCGCAGCACCGGGTCCGTCACGCGGTCAGGGTTTCCAATACATCGCCGTCGACCAGCTTGTGCACAAGCGGCAACACGTCGGCCGGATCCGCCTCAATCGTCTCGCACAGATCAATCAGGTCGCGCTTTCCGTCGGCGTAGGCGTTGATGTTCAGCAGCGTGCGAACCTGTTGTGCCTTGTTCTTGGTGGACACGGACGGGTAGAGCCCGCGCGCGCCGAGCTGCGGTTCGCATGGGCGTTTGATCCGCCACACCCGGTTGTTGTCGATGATCGCGAGCGCCCTGGCGACCGCCTCGAACCCGCCCTGCAGGCCAGACGGTGTCACCAGCGCCAGATCGTCCAGCGACGTGTGGTATTCCGGATATTCGGTATATTTCGTGCGCATGATCGAGGCGACCGGAAGATCGACACCCGGACTGCAATACTGCCGTTCGTCGCTGCCCCGGGTCAGGAAGCTGTATTCCTTGTAGTCGGGCGCGACCCACTTGAGCGCGAGGCGGCCTGCCCGGTCGGCCAGCGTCCCGTCCTCGCGGGAAGGCAGGAACGAATAGGACCTGTCGTCGCCGATGCAGGTCAGCACGTAGCCGGCCACTGTTTTCTGCTGCAGCTTGTCCAGCCGTTCATGAATATAGGCGATTGCCCCGATGGTTTCCGGAACGAACACGAAACGGTAGGTGTAGTGGTTGTCCTGGTTGGCGATCCACTCCGCGACGGCCGTGGCGACAACCGGCCCGGACAGTTCGTTGTTGGCCATGGACGGGTGGCAGACATAGGTGGAGATCAGAATCTCTTCATCGGTCTTTCCGGGAATGACAAGATCGGCATAGTTCAACACCCCGTCAACATGGTCCGCGTCAATCAAGGCGTGATACTTGCCAGGTTTCAGCGTATCCCTGACCGTTTGAGAAACACAGAACCCCCAATGGGGACTGTAGTAGGACGTGATGTAGGGAACCGCGTCCGGCTGATCCGGAAGCGAATAGAGGTGCTTTTCCAGCTCTTCCAGCGAAAGCTCCCTGTCCACCCCGGTCGAATACCCGACGACATGCAGGTTGTTGTCCACCATGTCGGCGACGACCTCACCGTCCGGTCCGGTCAGCCTCGCCGATCGGATTTGCCACTCCTGCGGCACGGTCCAGTCAAACACCTTCGTTCCACTGGGAACAGCATGAACCTTCAGGCCGGGCAGGATAGCTTGCAGGTAGGCCAATGTCTCGCGCACGCCCGGACCGGTGAGCGACCGGCAGATCGGCCAGAGGTCACTGGCACGGCCATGGGCTATTCCGCCGATGGCCGGCGTTTCAAAACCGAGTGGCATTCTATGTCCTTTTCGAAGGCTCTTGCGCTAGCCGAGCAGATCCCAGGCGAGCGGCTCGCCACGTTTCAGATCGCGTTTTGCGGTTCTCCCAAGAACATCCGGCAGGTATTTCGGGTTCAAACCGTAGCCCGGGCGGATCGACCGCACGTTGGTCTCCGTGAGAGGCTCGCCGGCAGCCACATCGTTCACGATATAGAGCGAGCGGCGCAGCATGCCCATTTTCGCTTCGTCCGATCCCTTTGTTCCGTAATTGACCCTGCCCTTGGCCGCCCAGGCGGCCCTTGTGTCCTCGACAAGGCGCTTCAGTTCGTCAGGCTCCAGGGAAAATGCCGAGTCCGGACCGCCATCGGCGCGCGCGAGCGTGAAATGTTTTTCGATCACGGACGCGCCGAGTGCAACGGCGGCACTGGGCAACGCCGTGCCGGGCGAGTGATCGGACAGTCCGACGACAACGTCGAACGCCGCGCCGAGGTGCGGCACGGTTGCCAGATTGGCGTCTTCAGGTTTGCTCGGATAGGCGCTCACGCAATGCAGCAAACAGATGTCATCATGTCCGGTGGCCCGCACCGCATCGACCGTTTCCTCAGCTTCCGCAAGGCTGGAGACGCCGATGGATATGATCAGCGGCTTGCCTGTGCTTGCCGCCTTCTTGACAAGCGGAATGTCCATGGCCTCGAAGGATGCGATCTTGTAGGCCGGTGCGCCAAGCTCTTCGAGAAAGTCGATCGCGGTAAAATCGAACGGGGACGAGAACACCGTGATCCCGACTGATTTCGCGTGATCAAACAGCTGTTTGTGCCATTCCCAGGGCGTGTTTGCCTCCTGGTAGAGTTCATACAGCTTGCGTCCGTCCCAGAGCCCGCCCTGAAGTGTGAAGCCGGGCCCGTCGTGATCGATTGTAATCGTGTCCGCGGTGTAGGTCTGCAACTTCACAGCGTCGGCACCGGCCTCCTTGGCCGCGTCGATCAGGCGGAAGGCCCGATTGATGTCACGGTTATGGTTTCCCGACATTTCGGCGATGATGTAGGGAGGATAGTCCTCACCGATTTTGCGGCCATCGATCTCGATACACCGTGCCTGTTTCTGTTGGCTCATGTCTGGCAACCTCCAATTGGGTGACTCGGTCAGTCCGCTTTCTCGATCTTCAGCGTGTATTTTTGGCCCTTTATCGTAAAAAAGGCAGGATAGCGCTCATTGTCCACGACGCGCAGCAATTGAAACTGCTCAGCGAGTGTCTTGTTCGGATCCAGTTCGCTGTCAGCAGGCTTTCGGCGGCGGTACCAGGTGGGGTCGCCCGTTTGTTCGACCGCAACCGGACGCTCGTCCGTTTTCAGGTAACTCAGGCAAATGTCAACGATGCTGCGTCCGAGCGCGTCTCGGATTTCATCGTTCAACTCGTGCCCCTCGAAGGAGATCGAGGATTGCTGAACGATCGGTCCCGTATCCGCACTGCCGTCCATCTCGAACAGGGTCAGCGGAATTTCATCCAGGCCTTCCAGGATCTGCCAGACGACGGGAGAAAAGCCCCGCCCCTTCGGCAAGGCGCTGGCATGGACCACGAGATTGACTTTGTTCCGGGCCAGAATGGCGTCGGGGGTAAGTTTCAGACAGCTCAGGTAGAATGCGACCTCGCCTTCGGGCACCTTGTCCTGATCCCGTACGAAATTCGCCTCGTCACCATTTTCCCGGATACACTCCACCAGCTTCCGCGCGAACGGATCGAACCAGCCCTCGGTGTCAGTGACCACCGATACCGTCCGTTTTTGCGTCCACCATGCGTCAGACATATCTGTCAGCCCTTTCCCGTTCGGCGACCAGCTCCATCACCCTGTCAACGACCCGCCGGGCGCCGGCCCCGTCACAGATGCCGGAACTCTTTTTCCCGATCGCGGACAACCGGTCGACATCCGCAAGCAGCCGCAAAAGTCCTTCCTGCAAATCGCGGTCGGTATCGGTACGGGCATCGCCTACAAGCCCGATGGCTCCGGCCTGGTTCATCAGGTCCGCAATCTTTGTCTGGTTGTCTGCGAGCAGAACGACAAGGGACGGGACTCCCATGGCGCAGCGTTCCCACGTGGTGGTGCCTCCCGCCCCGATGGCCACGTCGGCCGCCAGCATGAGTTCAGCCATGTTCCGCGCATCACTGTGGACCTGAAACCTGTCGTCCCGCTTGCAGATTTCCTGAAGCCGGCCGTAGCTCTGGGCGTCGCGCCCCAGCACCACATCGATATGGTGCGGAATGTCGATCTCGCTCAGGATGCCACAAACCCTGCCCGCAATCCCGCCCACATCCGTCATGCCCAGGGATACAAGAACACGGTCGAGCGTCAAGCTCTCCCCCCGCCGTGCCAGCGATGCCTGCCGGTGAAGGGCAAATTCCTCGCGCAGGAGCGCATATTCTGCCCCCAGCAGCCTGCGGCAGCCTGCCGGCACAAGGTCGTCGTAGTCCTCGTTCCGAACACCATAGGTCTGGTCGAGCAGAATGTCACAGTCATGCCGGCGATTGGCAAGATCGTCTATAACCATGATTGTGGCGGCATGTTCCCGCCAGAGGCTTTCCTCCGGCGCCGCCATGCCGTAGTGATCCATGACCAGCAGATCGAAGCCGGGCATCGCGTCCCCGCCGGGCAACGGGTCGGTCTCGCGGACTTCAAACCTGTCCCACATGTCTTCCGGAATAACCTTCAGAGTTTCCGAAGAACACATGAACACGCAGGAATGGCCGAGAGAACGAAAGACGCGGGCCAGTGTCAGGCAGCGCATGACATGTCCACCCCCCAGCGTTTTGCCCGCATCCACTCTAAAGCCCACGCGACGGGTCATCGACCTCTTGTCCCTGGTACGTTCTCGGTTCAATTCACAGCCTGATAGACGACCTGCTCGAAACCATCAAAAACACGCTGGCGTGTGTCTTCACCGGTTTGCGCGTTGTGCCGGTTCAGTTCCGGCACGCGTTTGCAGAGTTCAACGAGTTCCTGCCACCTGCAGTTCGACAAGTTCGGTACGGAGCGCACCAGCGTCTCGAAAAAGGCCATGTCGTCCGGCGTGTCGAGCGTCCAGCGCAGGCTGCCCGCCGCGAGGTCCACAGGCAGATGGACATTCAGTTTCTTCAACCCGGGATCCCGGCGCACGGCGGGCATGACATGTTCCCTGTCGTGCGCGGTCGGCTCGTTCTGAAGGGCTTTTTCCAGCACCTGAGCCCGGACCACTTCCACATCCATCCCGTGGGGGAAACTCGGTGGCGCGTTGTTGGTCGCAAAATCGGCCCCGTGAACCAACAGGGCCTGCAAGACCGCGCCGCAGACGTCGGGGTCAATCACCGGACAATCGGAGGTCACGCGCAGCACAATGTCGGCTCCGGCGGCGCGGGCGGCACCGTTGTACCGCGCAAGGACGTCCGTTTCGTCTCCCCTGAAGACGGTGCAGCCGAGCCGCTCGGCCTCAAGCGCAATCGGATCGCAGTCAGGCGTGTCGACCGTGGCGCAAACCACTTCATCGATGTTCGGGATTGCCTTGCACCGGTCCAGGCAATGCGCCAGAACCGTCTTCGATCCCAGAGACTTCATGACCTTGCCGGGCAAACGGCTGGACCCCATGCGCGCCTGAACGATCGCGACATTC carries:
- a CDS encoding DUF4910 domain-containing protein, whose amino-acid sequence is MPLGFETPAIGGIAHGRASDLWPICRSLTGPGVRETLAYLQAILPGLKVHAVPSGTKVFDWTVPQEWQIRSARLTGPDGEVVADMVDNNLHVVGYSTGVDRELSLEELEKHLYSLPDQPDAVPYITSYYSPHWGFCVSQTVRDTLKPGKYHALIDADHVDGVLNYADLVIPGKTDEEILISTYVCHPSMANNELSGPVVATAVAEWIANQDNHYTYRFVFVPETIGAIAYIHERLDKLQQKTVAGYVLTCIGDDRSYSFLPSREDGTLADRAGRLALKWVAPDYKEYSFLTRGSDERQYCSPGVDLPVASIMRTKYTEYPEYHTSLDDLALVTPSGLQGGFEAVARALAIIDNNRVWRIKRPCEPQLGARGLYPSVSTKNKAQQVRTLLNINAYADGKRDLIDLCETIEADPADVLPLVHKLVDGDVLETLTA
- the pseI gene encoding pseudaminic acid synthase: MSQQKQARCIEIDGRKIGEDYPPYIIAEMSGNHNRDINRAFRLIDAAKEAGADAVKLQTYTADTITIDHDGPGFTLQGGLWDGRKLYELYQEANTPWEWHKQLFDHAKSVGITVFSSPFDFTAIDFLEELGAPAYKIASFEAMDIPLVKKAASTGKPLIISIGVSSLAEAEETVDAVRATGHDDICLLHCVSAYPSKPEDANLATVPHLGAAFDVVVGLSDHSPGTALPSAAVALGASVIEKHFTLARADGGPDSAFSLEPDELKRLVEDTRAAWAAKGRVNYGTKGSDEAKMGMLRRSLYIVNDVAAGEPLTETNVRSIRPGYGLNPKYLPDVLGRTAKRDLKRGEPLAWDLLG
- a CDS encoding formyltransferase family protein, translating into MVTDTEGWFDPFARKLVECIRENGDEANFVRDQDKVPEGEVAFYLSCLKLTPDAILARNKVNLVVHASALPKGRGFSPVVWQILEGLDEIPLTLFEMDGSADTGPIVQQSSISFEGHELNDEIRDALGRSIVDICLSYLKTDERPVAVEQTGDPTWYRRRKPADSELDPNKTLAEQFQLLRVVDNERYPAFFTIKGQKYTLKIEKAD
- the pseG gene encoding UDP-2,4-diacetamido-2,4,6-trideoxy-beta-L-altropyranose hydrolase, giving the protein MTRRVGFRVDAGKTLGGGHVMRCLTLARVFRSLGHSCVFMCSSETLKVIPEDMWDRFEVRETDPLPGGDAMPGFDLLVMDHYGMAAPEESLWREHAATIMVIDDLANRRHDCDILLDQTYGVRNEDYDDLVPAGCRRLLGAEYALLREEFALHRQASLARRGESLTLDRVLVSLGMTDVGGIAGRVCGILSEIDIPHHIDVVLGRDAQSYGRLQEICKRDDRFQVHSDARNMAELMLAADVAIGAGGTTTWERCAMGVPSLVVLLADNQTKIADLMNQAGAIGLVGDARTDTDRDLQEGLLRLLADVDRLSAIGKKSSGICDGAGARRVVDRVMELVAERERADRYV
- a CDS encoding glycosyltransferase family protein — its product is MNGAAKTRNVAIVQARMGSSRLPGKVMKSLGSKTVLAHCLDRCKAIPNIDEVVCATVDTPDCDPIALEAERLGCTVFRGDETDVLARYNGAARAAGADIVLRVTSDCPVIDPDVCGAVLQALLVHGADFATNNAPPSFPHGMDVEVVRAQVLEKALQNEPTAHDREHVMPAVRRDPGLKKLNVHLPVDLAAGSLRWTLDTPDDMAFFETLVRSVPNLSNCRWQELVELCKRVPELNRHNAQTGEDTRQRVFDGFEQVVYQAVN